AAAGATCAATAGAAGGCGATACGGAAAAGAAGTAACCGTCATCGAGGGCCTTGATCCCTATGAGATTGACCTGGAAGAACTCCAGAAATTTCTGAAAGGAAAACTCGCGTGCGGCGGAACCGTCAAAGGAAGTTCCATCGAATTGCAGGGAAACCATCGGGAGCGGGTCAAGAAACTTCTTTCGGAAAAGGGGTATAAACTGGATAA
Above is a genomic segment from Methanoculleus sp. SDB containing:
- a CDS encoding translation initiation factor Sui1 (in yeast this protein is involved in start site selection during the initiation of translation) → MNGGICPKCGLPKELCICEEVAKEQQRVNVKINRRRYGKEVTVIEGLDPYEIDLEELQKFLKGKLACGGTVKGSSIELQGNHRERVKKLLSEKGYKLDNIN